CGCCCTGGTCCGGTCGGTCTCGGAGCGGGGCGTCAGCGGGTTCGTCTTCGAACGGGGCGTGACCCAGGAGGAGTGCCTCACCTTCCTCCAGGGCCTGGCCACCAAACCCCAGAAGCTCGAGGAGGTGGGCGGATTGGAAGCCTTCCTCTGCCATGCGGGCGTCCTGCATATCCGGGTCTCCCAGACCCGCTACCAGGAAGTGCATGAAGGCGAGGAGGGCGCCCGGGAGGACCAGGCCCCGGCCTTCAACCCCGCCCCGCCCGCCTCTTCCGAAGATCCCCTGATGAGGGCCATTCGCGAGGCGCTGCTCTCCGCCCTCGCCCCTCCCGGCAGCGGCCCCCGCGCGCCTGGGGTCAGGGCTGGCCTTGGGGCAGGCCCCGGTCCCTCTGGTGAGGGTGGGGTCGGGTTCCTCCGCAGGCTCCAGTCCGGCGAGCTGGGCGGACTCGAACCGGCCGGCGAGGAAGGAGCCGGCTTCCTTCGCGGGTTCCAGGCCGCGGATCTGAGCGGACTCGGCCCCCTGGGGTACGAGCTGGGCCTGGGAGACGGCCAACCCACGCCCGCCCAGCTCGGCATCCTCCGCCAGGTCCTGATGGGCATGGAACCCGAGATGCAGCTGAGCCTCCTCGCCGGCCTGGCTTCGCTCCCGGATCACCCCGCCGGCCTGGCCCTGGCCGTGAAGGCCCTGGCGGGCGAGATCCTGGCCGTGGCCACCAGTTCCATTCTTGCGAAGGGCGCCTCCTGGCACCACCTCCGGGGCCCGCTGGAGGACATCCTCCGGCCCCTGCCGGACCGGGAAGCCCTGGTGCGGGCCCTGTCGTCGCACCTGCGGAGCTCAGGCCTGGATGCCAGCCAGGCCGAGGCCCTCCTCCGACGGCTGGACTGGGAGGCCCTCTCCATTGAGGCCAAGCTGGTGAAGGTCCTCGAAGAGGGCCATCTCTTCGAGCTGACCCTCGATCAGCGCTTGGCTTTCCTGCGGGAACTCCTGGACCTTCACCGCTTCGATGCCTTCCTCCGGGTGCAGGAAGTGCTCCTGGAGACCCTGCGGAACGACCGGGCCGAGATCCGCATGAACGCCGCCCAGACCCTGGCCGGCATCGCCCGCTGGATCCAGGATCCCGGCCTTCCCCCCGGCGGCGAGGGTCCTCTGGCGGAAGCCCTTCGCGCCCACTTCGCCTGGGAACCGGATCCCCCCGTCCACCGCTGGACCGCCGGGGGACTGGAAGCGATGGCCTCGGCCCAGGTCCGGCGCGGGGACCTGCGGCACCTGATCGCCGACATCCAGGCCCTCGAGGGCCTGTGTGCCTTCCTGGAGGAGCAGCAGCCCTGGCGGAACCAGGCCCTGGAACGCCTGCGCGGCTCCCTCGCGGAACCCGAGATGCTGGCGGCCGCGGCGAACCACATCTTCGACGCCGATCGGCATCGCGTGGTCCACGAGGTGTATCCCTACCTCGAGTTCGTGGGCGCGCCCATGGCCCGGCACCTCGTGTCCATGCTGGGCGATGAGAACGAGCGCACCCGCCGCGGCCGCCTGGTAGAGGCAGTACGGAACCTCGGTCCCCTGTCCCTTCCCCCCCTGACCGAGGCCCTGAGCTCCCCGGCCTGGTACCTGGTGAGGAATACCCTCGCCCTGCTGTCGGATCTGGGGAATGCGGGCTCCGTGCCCGCCATCGCGCCCATCCTCCGGCACCCGGAACCGCGCGTCCGCCGCGCGGCGGTGCGGGCCCTCTGGAAGCTGGGCGGACCCGCCTCGGAGCCGCACCTGGTGGCGCGCATGAAGGACACGGACCCCGAGACGCTTCAGGAGATCCTCTTTGCGCTGGGCCAACTGCGCTCGGAAGGCAGCGTGGCTCCCGTCGCCGAGATCGCCCAGGACAAGCGCATCCTCGAGCCGCTCCGGGTGCAGGCCATCACCACCCTGGGTCAGATCGCCTCCCCCAAGGCCCAGCCGGTGCTGGCCGACCTCGTGCGGCGCCGGGGCTTTTTCGCCAGCGTGGAGCCCCACGACATCCGCCTCGCCGCCGCCCGGGCCCTGTGGTCCCTGGGAACCGCCGAGGCGCAGGAACTCCTCCGCCACATGGTCGAGGCCGAGCCGCGGGGTGAGGACCGGGAGGCCCTCCGGGAAATCCTCAAGCACCCGGTGACGCCGTGACCCACCTCGAGGCGCACCCCGATCCCCGCCAGCTCCTGGAGGCCTTCGAGGCCTTTACCGCCGCCTCGGAACACCTGCAGGCCCGCTACGAAGCGCTCCAGGTTCAGCTCGGCCAGCTCCAGGGCGAGCTGCAGACCGTGCTGGAAGCCGTCCCCTTCGCCATCTGGGTGCTGGGGGAGGATGGCTCGCTCCGCTTCACCAACCGGCCGCAGGGACTCGACGGCCGCTTCCTCCAGGGCCCCATGCCCTGGGAACCCGGCAGTCCGGGCGGGCAGCGGCGCTTCAAGACGGCCGAGGGGCGGGAGCAGATCTTCGAGGAGGAGCGCCGTTCGGCCCCGCACGGCGGCGCCATCGTCACCCTGCGGGATGTCACCGAAGCCGTGTTCCGCGCCCAGCAGGCCACCCGGGAGGATCGCCTCGCCGCCATGGGTCGGATGGCCGCCGAGCTCGCCCACGAGATCCGGAACCCCCTGGGGAGCCTGGCCCTCTTTTCCGGAATGCTCGTCGAGGACCTCCAAGATCAGGAGGGCCCCCTGGAGCTCGCCCGCAAGATGCAGGAGGGCGTGGGCCGCCTGAACCGCGTGGTGGGGAACACGCTCGCGTTCAGCCGGGATCTCCAACCCAAGCGCGTGTCCATCCCGCTCCGCGCCTTCTGGGAGGAGGCGCTGCGGAGTGCGACGCTGGCCGAAGCCGTCCCCTGGGACAACCGGATCCCGGAGTCCGCCACCTGGGAGGGGGATTCCGACCTGCTGCGCCAGGTCGCCCAGAACCTGCTCCAAAACGCCACCCGGGCTCTGGAGGACGCCGAGCATCCCCGGCTCACCCTCGCCGCCTTCGAGGAGCCCCTGGAAGGGCGCCACTGCTGGCACCTGACCCTGATGGACAATGGCTGCGGCATCCCAGCGGAGACCCTGTCGCGGGTATTCGATCCCTTCTTCAGCACCTTTGGCGGGGGCACGGGTCTGGGTCTCGCGGTCTGCCATCGCATCGTCGTGGCCCATGACGGCCTGCTCTTCATCGAGAGCCAGGTGGGCCGGGGCACCACGGTCCATCTGAGGCTGGCGGCGGCCACTCTTCCGTG
The window above is part of the Geothrix sp. genome. Proteins encoded here:
- a CDS encoding HEAT repeat domain-containing protein — its product is MNDFLQLAQSLTLALKALQMYTAAHPRTQESLAASHRVLDRWLATQERLQFIVSGAKAFADGVVQDARNPHVAALVRSVSERGVSGFVFERGVTQEECLTFLQGLATKPQKLEEVGGLEAFLCHAGVLHIRVSQTRYQEVHEGEEGAREDQAPAFNPAPPASSEDPLMRAIREALLSALAPPGSGPRAPGVRAGLGAGPGPSGEGGVGFLRRLQSGELGGLEPAGEEGAGFLRGFQAADLSGLGPLGYELGLGDGQPTPAQLGILRQVLMGMEPEMQLSLLAGLASLPDHPAGLALAVKALAGEILAVATSSILAKGASWHHLRGPLEDILRPLPDREALVRALSSHLRSSGLDASQAEALLRRLDWEALSIEAKLVKVLEEGHLFELTLDQRLAFLRELLDLHRFDAFLRVQEVLLETLRNDRAEIRMNAAQTLAGIARWIQDPGLPPGGEGPLAEALRAHFAWEPDPPVHRWTAGGLEAMASAQVRRGDLRHLIADIQALEGLCAFLEEQQPWRNQALERLRGSLAEPEMLAAAANHIFDADRHRVVHEVYPYLEFVGAPMARHLVSMLGDENERTRRGRLVEAVRNLGPLSLPPLTEALSSPAWYLVRNTLALLSDLGNAGSVPAIAPILRHPEPRVRRAAVRALWKLGGPASEPHLVARMKDTDPETLQEILFALGQLRSEGSVAPVAEIAQDKRILEPLRVQAITTLGQIASPKAQPVLADLVRRRGFFASVEPHDIRLAAARALWSLGTAEAQELLRHMVEAEPRGEDREALREILKHPVTP
- a CDS encoding ATP-binding protein; translation: MTHLEAHPDPRQLLEAFEAFTAASEHLQARYEALQVQLGQLQGELQTVLEAVPFAIWVLGEDGSLRFTNRPQGLDGRFLQGPMPWEPGSPGGQRRFKTAEGREQIFEEERRSAPHGGAIVTLRDVTEAVFRAQQATREDRLAAMGRMAAELAHEIRNPLGSLALFSGMLVEDLQDQEGPLELARKMQEGVGRLNRVVGNTLAFSRDLQPKRVSIPLRAFWEEALRSATLAEAVPWDNRIPESATWEGDSDLLRQVAQNLLQNATRALEDAEHPRLTLAAFEEPLEGRHCWHLTLMDNGCGIPAETLSRVFDPFFSTFGGGTGLGLAVCHRIVVAHDGLLFIESQVGRGTTVHLRLAAATLP